The genomic region CTGACAACTGGCAGTGGTTCCCCCTGACCAACTTGCCAGAGCCACTCTTCCTGCCACTCCTTCATTTGCAGCAAGGGGGCTTCGATTTCACCTCCCTGATTCAGCCTACGCCCTAGATCTGGCTCCCATACCTTATCTGTGGTATAACCAAGAAGCACAGACCTGATCTCTTTTTTTCTATGCCCGAGCAAACCGCAGTAAAAATCCCTGGTGTCCTAACGGTAAAGCAGCTTGCTGATGCCCTTAATCAGCCCGTAACCTTGGTTATTGGGAAGCTGATGCAGTTTGGCGTGCTTGCCACCATTAACGAGGACATCGATTTTGACACCGCCGCCATTGTCGCCGATGACTTTGGCATCCTTGTTGAGCGCGAAATCGATCCTAGCCAGGAACAGATCCGCCAAGAGGACATGGTCTCAAATACCTCAGAAGTCACTACCCGGCCACCAATTGTGACCATTATGGGACACGTTGACCACGGCAAGACCTCACTTTTGGATAAGATCCGCTCCACCAACGTGGCTGGCGGTGAATCTGGTGGCATTACCCAGCACATCAGCTCATACCAGATCGAGATTGCCCCAAAGGCCGGTGGCGAAAAGCGTGTCATTACCTTCCTGGATACCCCAGGTCACTCTGCTTTTGAAGCCATGCGTCGTCACGGTGCACGCATTACTGACCTCGTAGTGCTTGTGGTGGCAGCCGATGACGGTATCAAGCCTCAGACAGTTGAGGCTATCAACCACGCCCGTGCCATGTCGGTGCCCGTCCTGGTTGCCATCAACAAAATTGACAAGACAGAAGCCGACCTGGACAAGGTGAAGGCCCAGCTTGCTGAACATAACCTGGTCCCAGAAGACTGGGGTGGTAAGACAATTACTGTTCCCGTCTCTGCTATGACCGGCGAAGGTCTGGATGACCTCTTGGAAATGATCCTTCTCTCTACAGACCTCCGTGAGCTTAAGGCAAACTTAGACGTTCCAGCTGTAGGCGTGGTGGTAGAGTCTAACCTTAAGCCTGGTGTTGGCCCTGTTGCTACGGTGCTTATCCAGAACGGCACGCTTCGGACAACCCACTATGTTGCTATGGGTGATGTTTCCGGCCGTGTCCGTACTTTGACTGATCACCGTGGCCGCCGTATTAACGAAGCC from Verrucomicrobiia bacterium harbors:
- the infB gene encoding translation initiation factor IF-2 yields the protein MPEQTAVKIPGVLTVKQLADALNQPVTLVIGKLMQFGVLATINEDIDFDTAAIVADDFGILVEREIDPSQEQIRQEDMVSNTSEVTTRPPIVTIMGHVDHGKTSLLDKIRSTNVAGGESGGITQHISSYQIEIAPKAGGEKRVITFLDTPGHSAFEAMRRHGARITDLVVLVVAADDGIKPQTVEAINHARAMSVPVLVAINKIDKTEADLDKVKAQLAEHNLVPEDWGGKTITVPVSAMTGEGLDDLLEMILLSTDLRELKANLDVPAVGVVVESNLKPGVGPVATVLIQNGTLRTTHYVAMGDVSGRVRTLTDHRGRRINEATPSMPVEISGLSGVPQFGEQMMVFEVERDAKEAARTFLRSQSAKRAAGQTIAIQSAGQKEGQKTILTLVVKADAKGSLEAIRDQVSVMKNEDVEVRVVSDGIGDISEGDITMASTAKAPVIGFHVRIPSAVKQLADREKVSVTLFSVIYELFDAIRSALAELMPEITIEEELAKLQILARFRDNRKRVVVGGRVEDGTLTPKQLVKVMRGKEVLAQGKLITVRRGKDEVRQVLAGSECGIELDLTGEVTDIKEGDTVVLYRLEKQKKPLGL